In one Sphingomonas sp. AP4-R1 genomic region, the following are encoded:
- the hemE gene encoding uroporphyrinogen decarboxylase, which produces MPESLTDRPLLAVLRGERRDPPPVWLMRQAGRYLPEYRALREAKGGFLAMCYDPETAAAITLQPIRRFGFDGAILFSDILVIPHALGQDLWFETGEGPRLAPPLLDGDLSGLSAKTSLLDPVYETVRRVVAELPAGTTMLGFAGSPWTVATYMVAGAGSKDQGAARRLAYGDPIAFQRVIDAIVGLTIDYLIGQIDAGVMAVQLFDSWAGTLAPDEFRRWVVAPNRAIVDAVRAARPDAAIIGFPKGIGEKLPFYARETGVDALGLDETIDPAWADEALPKGLPVQGNLDPLALIAGGAALERAVGTIRAALNTRPHIFNLGHGILPETPVSHVERLIAMVRQ; this is translated from the coding sequence GTGCCCGAGAGCCTGACCGACCGTCCCCTCCTCGCCGTTTTGCGCGGCGAGCGGCGCGATCCCCCGCCTGTGTGGCTGATGCGCCAAGCCGGCCGCTATCTCCCTGAATATCGGGCGTTGCGGGAGGCCAAGGGCGGCTTCCTCGCCATGTGCTATGATCCGGAAACGGCAGCCGCGATCACGCTCCAGCCGATCCGGCGGTTCGGCTTCGACGGGGCGATCCTGTTTTCCGACATTCTCGTGATTCCCCATGCACTTGGGCAGGATCTGTGGTTCGAGACCGGCGAAGGCCCGCGGCTCGCCCCGCCGCTGCTGGATGGCGATCTCAGCGGGTTGAGCGCGAAGACGTCCCTGCTCGATCCAGTCTATGAGACGGTGCGCCGGGTGGTGGCGGAGCTTCCGGCCGGGACGACGATGCTGGGCTTCGCGGGATCGCCCTGGACGGTGGCGACCTACATGGTGGCGGGCGCCGGATCGAAGGACCAGGGTGCGGCGCGAAGGCTCGCCTATGGCGATCCGATCGCCTTCCAGCGCGTGATCGACGCGATCGTCGGCCTCACGATCGACTATCTGATCGGCCAGATCGATGCCGGCGTGATGGCGGTGCAGCTGTTCGACAGCTGGGCCGGCACGCTCGCGCCGGATGAATTCCGTCGCTGGGTGGTCGCACCCAATCGTGCCATCGTGGATGCGGTTCGCGCCGCGCGCCCGGATGCGGCGATCATCGGCTTTCCGAAGGGGATTGGCGAGAAGCTGCCATTCTATGCGCGGGAAACCGGCGTGGATGCGCTCGGTCTGGACGAGACGATCGATCCGGCCTGGGCGGACGAGGCCTTGCCCAAGGGCTTGCCGGTGCAGGGAAATCTCGATCCGCTGGCGCTCATCGCCGGTGGCGCGGCACTGGAACGCGCGGTCGGCACGATCCGCGCGGCGCTCAACACGCGGCCCCATATCTTCAATCTCGGCCACGGAATTCTGCCGGAAACGCCGGTATCGCATGTCGAGCGACTGATCGCTATGGTCCGCCAATGA
- a CDS encoding pyruvate, water dikinase regulatory protein, whose translation MRLHLHLLSDSTGETLEAIAKAGIAQFDGVETIKHFWPMVRSEGHLDRVMGEILQRPGLIIYTLVNSEVRRTLEQRCQVAGLPHVAALDPVTDALQRLLGQEAKAKPGRQHTLDAAYFARVDAIQFTIAHDDGIAPEDWEEADILLAGVSRCSKTPTSIYLANRGYKVANIPLVVESPPPPILYSLKNPLVVGLTTSPDRLIQIRRNRLLSLNQVTETPYVDQEAVAGELAFARRIFADKGWPVIDVTRRSIEETAAAIINLLGARATGQKA comes from the coding sequence ATGCGTCTGCATCTCCACCTCCTGTCCGATTCCACCGGCGAAACGCTCGAGGCGATCGCCAAGGCCGGCATCGCCCAGTTCGACGGGGTGGAGACGATCAAGCATTTCTGGCCGATGGTCCGATCCGAAGGGCATCTGGATCGCGTGATGGGGGAGATCCTCCAGCGGCCGGGGCTCATCATCTATACGCTCGTCAATTCGGAGGTGCGCCGCACACTGGAGCAGCGCTGCCAGGTCGCGGGCCTGCCGCATGTCGCCGCGCTCGATCCGGTGACGGATGCGCTGCAGCGGCTGCTGGGGCAGGAGGCCAAGGCCAAGCCCGGCCGCCAGCACACGCTGGACGCGGCCTATTTCGCGCGCGTGGATGCGATCCAGTTCACGATCGCGCATGATGACGGGATCGCGCCCGAGGATTGGGAGGAGGCGGACATCCTGCTCGCGGGCGTCTCGCGCTGCTCGAAGACGCCCACCTCCATCTATCTCGCCAATCGCGGCTACAAGGTCGCGAACATTCCGCTGGTGGTGGAAAGTCCGCCGCCGCCGATCCTCTATTCGCTGAAAAATCCGCTCGTCGTCGGCCTCACGACCAGTCCCGACCGGCTGATCCAGATCCGCCGCAACCGCCTGCTGTCGCTGAATCAGGTGACGGAGACGCCATATGTCGATCAGGAGGCGGTGGCGGGCGAACTGGCTTTCGCGCGGCGCATCTTCGCGGACAAGGGCTGGCCGGTGATCGACGTCACGCGCCGTTCGATCGAGGAAACCGCGGCCGCCATCATCAACCTTCTGGGCGCACGCGCCACCGGGCAGAAAGCATGA
- the aroE gene encoding shikimate dehydrogenase, which produces MSIYAEVIGDPIAHSKSPIIHTFWLERLGLAGDYRRAHVRPEDLASFLDGRRSDPDWRGCNVTIPHKQAVLPLLDAIDPVACRIGAVNTIVARDGKLKGYNSDADGFLEPLKPWLEERHLLRTARIFGSGGAARAIAHGLWSKGFTLILAARKEEAAAEIAAGFDPAHVHVVDLAHFSQPQDFDWKETDGRLDVVVNATPLGMTGQPALDVDFSHMPPGAIIYDAVYSPLETPLLKQARALGHPAIDGLQMLLGQARIAFRLLFDAEPPSDPESDAALRLLLTA; this is translated from the coding sequence ATGAGCATTTACGCAGAGGTGATCGGGGATCCGATCGCCCATTCGAAATCGCCGATCATCCACACGTTCTGGCTGGAGCGGCTGGGGCTGGCGGGCGATTATCGCCGCGCGCATGTCCGCCCCGAGGATCTGGCGAGCTTTCTCGACGGACGGCGCTCCGATCCGGACTGGCGCGGCTGCAACGTCACGATCCCACACAAGCAGGCGGTTCTTCCTCTGCTCGACGCGATCGATCCGGTCGCGTGCAGGATCGGCGCGGTCAACACGATCGTCGCGCGGGACGGGAAGCTGAAGGGCTATAATAGCGACGCCGATGGCTTCCTCGAACCGCTGAAGCCCTGGCTGGAAGAGCGGCATCTGCTGCGCACGGCGCGGATCTTCGGTTCGGGCGGCGCTGCGCGTGCGATCGCGCATGGCCTGTGGAGCAAGGGTTTCACGCTGATCCTCGCCGCGCGCAAGGAAGAGGCCGCGGCCGAGATCGCGGCGGGGTTCGATCCCGCGCACGTCCATGTCGTCGATCTCGCCCATTTCTCTCAGCCGCAGGATTTCGACTGGAAGGAGACGGACGGGCGGCTGGATGTGGTGGTCAACGCGACACCGCTGGGCATGACCGGCCAGCCCGCGCTGGATGTGGATTTCAGCCACATGCCGCCCGGCGCGATCATCTATGACGCGGTCTATTCGCCGCTGGAGACGCCGCTGCTGAAGCAGGCGCGTGCGCTCGGCCATCCGGCGATCGACGGGCTGCAGATGCTGCTCGGCCAGGCGCGCATCGCTTTCCGCCTGCTGTTCGACGCGGAGCCGCCCTCCGATCCCGAGAGCGACGCGGCGCTCCGCCTGCTGCTCACGGCCTGA
- a CDS encoding CopD family protein, whose amino-acid sequence MTPLSLGAVLALTYEWIKAGHVIFVIFWIAGLFMLPRYYIYHQESPPGSAEEKRWIDRERKLRNIIITPSMILVWLFGGILAWQLGLFSGGGGLGWLHLKILLVLGLSGYHGYMVGYGKKLARGERPVSGKALRMMNEIPGIVTAVIVILVIVKPF is encoded by the coding sequence ATGACCCCCCTGAGCCTGGGAGCCGTGCTCGCCTTGACGTATGAATGGATCAAGGCCGGCCATGTCATTTTCGTGATCTTCTGGATCGCGGGCCTGTTCATGCTGCCGCGCTATTACATCTACCATCAGGAATCCCCGCCGGGCTCGGCCGAGGAGAAGCGCTGGATCGATCGCGAGCGGAAGCTGCGCAACATCATCATCACGCCCTCGATGATTCTCGTCTGGCTGTTCGGCGGCATCCTCGCCTGGCAGCTCGGCCTGTTTTCGGGCGGCGGCGGGCTCGGCTGGCTGCACCTGAAGATCCTGCTGGTGCTCGGCCTGTCCGGCTATCACGGCTACATGGTCGGCTATGGCAAGAAGCTGGCGCGTGGCGAGCGGCCGGTGAGCGGCAAGGCGCTCAGGATGATGAACGAAATTCCGGGGATCGTGACCGCCGTGATCGTCATTCTGGTGATCGTGAAGCCGTTCTGA
- a CDS encoding nucleoside triphosphate pyrophosphatase has translation MTDLILASQSSSRRAMLEAAGVPFRAEAAGVDEEAAKLAFQAEGYDGRGLADALAELKAVKLSRRYPDALVLGCDSTVQASDGALLDKAESREEARDQLAALAGTTHRLTSAAVVALGGAPIWRYVDVAKMTMRPFSDAFLESYLEDEWPAIGGCVGGYRIEGLGAQLFARIEGSQFTIMGLPLLPLLDWLRIRGVIQA, from the coding sequence ATGACAGACCTGATCCTCGCCTCCCAATCCTCCTCGCGCCGCGCCATGCTGGAGGCCGCTGGCGTGCCTTTCCGTGCCGAGGCGGCGGGGGTGGACGAGGAGGCCGCGAAGCTCGCCTTTCAGGCCGAGGGCTATGACGGGCGCGGGCTGGCCGATGCGCTGGCCGAGCTGAAGGCGGTGAAGCTGTCGCGCCGCTATCCCGATGCGCTGGTGCTGGGCTGCGATTCCACCGTGCAGGCGTCCGATGGCGCGCTGCTCGACAAGGCCGAGAGCCGCGAGGAAGCGCGCGACCAGCTTGCCGCGCTTGCCGGCACCACGCATCGGCTGACGAGCGCGGCCGTCGTCGCGCTCGGCGGCGCGCCGATCTGGCGCTATGTCGATGTCGCGAAGATGACGATGCGGCCTTTCTCCGATGCGTTTCTCGAGTCCTATCTGGAGGACGAATGGCCCGCGATCGGCGGCTGCGTCGGCGGCTATCGGATCGAGGGGCTCGGCGCGCAATTGTTCGCGCGGATTGAGGGAAGCCAGTTCACCATCATGGGCCTGCCGCTGCTGCCGTTGCTCGACTGGCTTCGCATCCGGGGCGTGATCCAGGCATGA